In Gammaproteobacteria bacterium, a single window of DNA contains:
- a CDS encoding TIGR04211 family SH3 domain-containing protein, with amino-acid sequence MKLNNFPEYFPMFSRLLCLLLLTGTIAVSAQAQERYIEDTVFVPLRTGGSTEHRVVHQGLPSGTAVTVLEEDRELGWSRVRTHDGNEGWLPSRYLKREPGARYQVLSALHALGQPEDGSVSLSTAIEQLRKDADAAMATRDALQTELVELRQLSNNATTLDANNRTLTETVQMLKNQISVLEADNARLHDEAWQKWFINGVWATGIGGFLTLVLPRIIPRRKRRSEWG; translated from the coding sequence ATGAAACTGAACAATTTCCCAGAGTATTTCCCCATGTTCTCCCGATTGCTCTGCCTGCTCCTGCTTACAGGCACCATTGCGGTTTCCGCCCAGGCACAGGAACGCTACATCGAAGATACCGTGTTCGTGCCGCTGCGCACCGGTGGCAGCACCGAACACCGGGTCGTTCACCAGGGTCTGCCGAGCGGCACCGCGGTGACCGTGCTCGAGGAGGACCGGGAACTGGGCTGGAGCCGGGTACGTACTCACGACGGCAACGAAGGCTGGCTGCCAAGCCGCTACCTGAAGCGCGAACCCGGTGCCCGCTATCAGGTGCTGAGCGCGTTGCACGCGCTCGGGCAACCCGAGGATGGCAGCGTGAGCCTGAGCACTGCCATCGAGCAACTGCGCAAGGACGCCGACGCAGCGATGGCGACCCGCGATGCCCTGCAGACCGAACTGGTCGAGTTGCGCCAGCTTTCGAACAATGCAACAACGCTCGACGCGAACAACCGCACGCTCACCGAGACGGTGCAGATGCTCAAAAACCAGATCAGCGTGCTGGAGGCCGACAACGCACGCCTGCACGACGAAGCCTGGCAAAAATGGTTCATCAATGGCGTCTGGGCGACCGGGATCGGCGGATTCCTCACGCTGGTGCTGCCACGCATCATCCCGCGCCGCAAACGCCGCTCCGAGTGGGGCTGA
- a CDS encoding YciI family protein — protein sequence MFYAIIAEDNADTLAQRLAARPEHLARLRALQDAGRLLLAGPHPAVDCEDPGEAGFSGSLIVAHFDSLDAAEQWAAADPYVAAGVYARVSVKPFRKVLP from the coding sequence CTGTTTTACGCCATCATCGCCGAAGACAACGCCGACACCCTGGCACAGCGTCTCGCGGCCCGCCCGGAGCATCTGGCAAGGCTGCGGGCGCTGCAGGATGCAGGACGCCTGCTGCTGGCCGGACCGCACCCCGCCGTGGATTGCGAGGATCCCGGAGAAGCGGGCTTTTCCGGCAGCCTGATCGTCGCGCACTTCGACAGCCTTGACGCGGCAGAGCAATGGGCCGCGGCCGACCCTTATGTGGCGGCCGGCGTATATGCCCGTGTCAGCGTCAAGCCGTTTCGCAAGGTGCTACCCTGA
- a CDS encoding septation protein IspZ — MKQIAELVPIILFFAVYQFDGRTVELWGWHYRFDGIYSATWILILATLGQVVLTRLITGHIEKRLLLLAATVLVFGGATLALRNQLFIQWKPTIFNWVLAGIFAGTSMWTGKTVMQRAMGAQLTLPERVWRQLNLLWIANFLVVGALNLYVAYRFSEATWVSYKLYSAIGFTLVLSALTVLLIMPHLEADKDGPPADSN; from the coding sequence ATGAAGCAAATTGCGGAACTCGTTCCCATCATTCTTTTCTTTGCGGTCTACCAGTTCGATGGCCGCACCGTCGAATTGTGGGGCTGGCACTATCGCTTCGACGGCATCTATTCCGCCACCTGGATTCTGATCCTCGCGACACTGGGACAGGTCGTCCTGACCCGCCTGATCACCGGTCACATCGAGAAACGCCTGCTGCTGCTTGCGGCAACCGTGCTGGTGTTCGGCGGCGCGACGCTGGCCCTGCGCAACCAGTTGTTCATCCAGTGGAAGCCAACCATCTTCAACTGGGTGCTGGCGGGCATTTTTGCCGGCACCTCGATGTGGACCGGCAAAACGGTCATGCAGCGCGCAATGGGGGCTCAACTCACGTTGCCCGAGCGCGTCTGGCGCCAGTTGAACCTGCTGTGGATCGCGAATTTCCTGGTGGTTGGCGCGCTGAACCTCTACGTTGCCTACCGTTTCAGCGAAGCGACCTGGGTGAGTTACAAGCTCTACAGTGCCATCGGCTTCACGCTGGTATTGAGTGCGCTGACCGTGCTTTTGATCATGCCGCACCTCGAGGCGGACAAGGACGGGCCGCCAGCGGATTCCAATTGA